One Saccharomycodes ludwigii strain NBRC 1722 chromosome VI, whole genome shotgun sequence DNA segment encodes these proteins:
- a CDS encoding uncharacterized protein (similar to Saccharomyces cerevisiae YIL162W | SUC2 | SUCrose) produces the protein MNLNSFLYSLIYLPLIVIANSNINKDTNTSITSSSSSTTSSELVEYSNNRPLAHLTLENGILGDITGLFYNTTDELYNIYYQYQENDSSQVTWRHSTSQDLTHWTSIDNNNDSIISINDSSYTLGGGSMVIDSKNSSGLFPSNITDSNENIIALYCSTSSSENISSVNLAYSINGGYTFVNYPSNPILQSNFFADPNVFWHEESNKWILTVFQGADYVLDFYNSYDLINWNKTSEFSNYTESNYQYGSPSLVRIPVIGMQTVSSSNTTTDNNSTSTANNSTSSSTPAANQANTTVIIVENFGTTTLSPTATPAPNIIYYNITYINNTIINSTYINNTIVNTTYINITYSNNTTYINSTFVNGTYSEGSNNTNSLNDSFAREWALYRAYQAASAATNDVTTTNPVTTTSITYKWVLFRSVNMGSIQNGGGSSAQYLIGDFDGEQFIPDDSSIRTVDYGKDFYGLQSLVNANANSVLGIGLAADSQYSANAPTSPWKNSLSLVRNLTLQYKDTRAGSAVLTLIAEPLYNGLHINGTSHTLNNIFPLDIKETLSYDVSNVNDTVTGLLDFQATFLVNNTNVAESDFANLNFNFKGYSDPSEYLKFGFEVNDQAFYLDRSHSNVAFVEDNEFYSDKITLMVLPYANTSANVSIYKVQGVIDNDIIEIFINDGQYVSTNTYYFTTGNKIGTIDISAGIGGNTFTILDFETNQYSA, from the coding sequence ATGAATTTAAATAGCTTCTTATACTCACTGATATATTTGCCCCTAATCGTTATTGCAAATAGCAATATTAACAAAGATACAAATACTTCTATCACATCAAGTTCTTCTTCCACCACAAGCAGTGAATTGGTAGAGTACTCCAATAATAGACCATTAGCTCATTTAACTTTAGAAAATGGTATTTTGGGCGATATAACTGGATTATTTTACAATACCACTGACGAGTTATATaacatttattatcaataccAAGAAAATGACTCTAGCCAGGTTACCTGGAGACATTCTACCTCCCAAGATTTGACCCATTGGACTTCCATCGATAATAACAACGACTCAATTATCTCAATAAATGATAGCAGTTATACATTAGGCGGTGGATCTATGGTTATTGATTCTAAGAATTCTTCCGGTTTGTTCCCTAGTAATATTACGGATAGTAATGAAAACATTATCGCACTTTATTGTTCAACCTCCTCTTCTGAAAACATATCATCTGTTAATTTAGCGTACTCCATTAATGGTGGTTACACTTTTGTTAACTATCCAAGTAATCCCATCCTTCAATCTAACTTTTTCGCTGATCCAAATGTTTTCTGGCATGAAGAATCAAATAAATGGATTTTGACTGTGTTTCAGGGTGCTGACTACGTTCTCGATTTTTACAATTCATATGATTTGATAAACTGGAATAAGACCAGTGAATTTTCCAATTATACCGAATCAAATTATCAATATGGCTCCCCAAGTTTGGTCAGAATCCCAGTTATTGGTATGCAAACCGTTTCATCTTCAAATACTACAACTGATAATAATTCCACCTCAACCGCTAATAATTCCACTAGTTCTTCTACACCGGCCGCCAATCAAGCAAATACGACTGTCATCATTGTAGAAAATTTTGGAACAACCACTTTGAGTCCAACTGCTACGCCAGCtccaaatattatttattataacaTTACATACATTAACAACACTATTATCAACTCCACTtacattaataatactattgtTAATACTACTTATATCAATATCACCTATTCCAATAATACAACTTATATCAACAGCACTTTTGTCAATGGCACATACTCTGAGGGAAGCAACAATACAAATTCGTTGAATGATTCTTTTGCAAGAGAATGGGCTTTATATAGAGCTTATCAGGCTGCCTCTGCTGCTACCAATGAcgttactactactaatcCTGTCACCACCACATCGATTACTTATAAGTGGGTTTTATTCCGTTCTGTAAATATGGGATCCATTCAAAATGGTGGAGGTTCCTCTGCTCAATATCTCATTGGTGATTTTGATGGCGAGCAATTTATTCCCGATGATAGTTCTATCCGTACTGTTGATTACGGTAAAGATTTCTATGGGTTACAATCACTTGTTAATGCCAATGCTAACAGCGTTTTGGGTATAGGTTTGGCTGCTGATTCACAATATTCTGCTAATGCACCAACATCGCCATGGAAAAACTCATTGAGTTTGGTTAGAAATTTAACTTTACAATACAAAGATACCAGGGCCGGTTCAGCTGTTCTAACTTTAATTGCCGAGCCACTATACAATGGGTTACATATAAATGGTACCAGCCACACTTTGAACAATATATTCCCACTAGATATTAAAGAAACTTTATCCTATGATGTTTCCAACGTGAATGATACCGTTACTGGGCTATTAGACTTCCAAGCTACTTTCCTAGTAAATAACACTAATGTTGCAGAATCTGATTTTGCCAACttaaatttcaatttcaaaGGGTACAGTGATCCAAGTgaatatttgaaattcGGATTTGAAGTTAACGACCAAGCTTTTTATTTGGATAGATCGCATAGCAATGTTGCCTTTGTAGAAGACAATGAATTTTATAGTGATAAGATAACGCTCATGGTCCTTCCATATGCTAACACATCAGCTAATGTTTCGATCTATAAAGTTCAAGGTGTTATTGACAATGAcattattgaaattttcattaatgaTGGTCAATACGTTTCAACAAAtacttattattttacaacTGGTAATAAAATCGGTACTATTGATATTTCTGCTGGTATCGGTGGGAACACTTTTACAATTTTAGATTTTGAAACCAATCAATACTCTGCTTGA
- the RNH202 gene encoding Rnh202p (similar to Saccharomyces cerevisiae YDR279W | RNH202 | RNase H): protein MSVSQKQIWYLPCVQNNDEEISLTFFELPHPSNIENKSPIQIILDNKNNKCYEIKRQQFSKNCRYNENKDLEKYHYSKNKKTGEDIPIKSTILYNINDVSKGEIFCQGTFKYSIKYDITFSLIGAFTKLNKFTEAKTEKQYIDYKHNSQIVAKKEPMFQELDEIHAILTNHHKNWSKIPREMLLQSLKKISDVVVEGGDDYFKITVSKIVEWLSALVDKISNNFPQSLGNEFFSSNKSTMPSDIIKHGKKVHSLNLLISLIPLSIYQVLLDTKSVSESWTLYNDYLSAQELEKRETRALLEKVMHPDVGGCNFNNTYNETNSSKKLLVKRKNSKPSVEKGKGAIDNFFKRK, encoded by the coding sequence ATGTCAGTATCCCAAAAACAAATCTGGTATCTACCGTGTGTCCAAAACAACGATGAAGAGATATCATTAACCTTTTTTGAATTACCACATCCATcaaatattgaaaacaaaTCACCAATTCAAATCATTCtggataataaaaataacaaatgtTATGAAATTAAGAGACAACAGTTTAGTAAAAATTGTAGgtataatgaaaataaagatttagaaaaatacCACTATTccaagaataaaaaaactggCGAGGATATTCCAATAAAATCTACCATATTGTACAATATCAACGATGTTTCCAAAGGAGAAATTTTTTGTCAAGGTACCTTTAAATATTCCATAAAATATGATATAACGTTCAGTTTAATTGGTGCATTTActaaattaaacaaattcACAGAAGCTAAAActgaaaaacaatatattgATTACAAGCACAATTCTCAGATTGTGGCCAAGAAGGAACCTATGTTTCAAGAATTAGATGAGATCCATGCAATTCTAACAAACCACCATAAAAATTGGTCGAAAATTCCACGTGAAATGTTACTacaaagtttaaaaaaaattagcgatgttgttgttgaaggAGGAGACGATTATTTTAAGATCACAGTTTCTAAAATAGTAGAATGGCTATCGGCCCTTGTAGATAAAattagtaataattttcCGCAAAGTTTAGGAAAcgaatttttttcctccaACAAATCCACGATGCCTTCTGATATTATAAAGCACGGTAAAAAAGTCCATAgtttaaatttgttaatatCCCTAATTCCATTATCTATATACCAAGTGCTCTTAGATACAAAAAGTGTATCAGAATCATGGACTTTGTATAATGATTATTTAAGTGCACAAGAACTGGAAAAAAGGGAAACACGGGCTTTATTGGAAAAGGTAATGCATCCAGACGTTGGTGGttgtaattttaataacacATATAATGAAACCAACAGCAGTAAGAAACTACTTgttaaaaggaaaaattcTAAACCATCAGTTGAAAAGGGTAAAGGTGCAATTGATAATTTCTTTAAGAGAAAATAA
- the DDE1 gene encoding Dde1p (similar to Saccharomyces cerevisiae YHR045W | putative protein of unknown function) produces MGLTKIVVFLIITAITFWLFSYILIDSKKEPTSLDLQAWVGDTRKEGETALYRNLSTPFSTSLLNGLNLRVKDKPYQYRRGNFADVWQCCMDLYYDTDTKDINKKGENYITFEQQHQHGGQLKKSLETIDLDTMNVFKFFQSYFEGIKGDSNNQKKLVIGITIPVYKYYGFIVAVGSFISSLLLNMEEKRNILEIRFLSSPPRKDENIDVIFVDTWSNVGKMKQSLEWYKLLVVGDSCANDPESFSDKNIISIDDILQTQNSTRFKYVQPQNYKLHDDDILFKYENNTVFTQMNLVSAISSYVVSFPQDHQLSSKDVVQFIFDEDNSNDLKHSFIQIWPKLLAVLMHGGSVIFTSTRFKIEPQTTLLVLGVESYKTKLLSLIDKMNIIQSLRFMWASNFFSEGVFSKSGSMLPKNGNFQLRCIYMAINVHNSDKCNDFDDTDFISSIKDGEVPVDKNQIHITSLDMTRIRALFGSRLVLETFVGTLILGPVFQSNYYDYRIFPPGVEDKLQFCGVITSSLEAKLIEFEGNDDDKSSEKLFKAEKRQGLLLVRGYTIGKPCSEVLLQRALKLSEKFDPSRDAWMPLVGVVGVWGKDQCFYEF; encoded by the coding sequence ATGGGCTTAACAAAAATTGtggtttttttaataataaccgCCATAACTTTTTGGCTATTCAGCTATATTTTAATAGACTCCAAAAAAGAACCAACATCTTTGGATTTACAAGCATGGGTTGGTGATACCCGCAAAGAGGGAGAAACTGCATTGTACCGTAATCTGTCAACTCCCTTTTCAACTTCTCTCCTAAATGGTTTGAATCTAAGAGTCAAGGACAAACCTTATCAATATAGAAGAGGAAATTTTGCAGATGTTTGGCAATGTTGTATGGATTTGTACTATGACACAGATACTAAAGACATCAATAAAAAGGGTGAAAATTATATCACGTTTGAGCAACAACATCAACACGGGggacaattaaaaaaatcattagaAACGATTGATTTAGATACAAtgaatgtttttaaatttttccagTCGTATTTTGAAGGAATCAAGGGTGATagtaataatcaaaaaaaattggttatTGGTATTACCATACCagtttataaatattacggttttattgttgctgttggGTCTTTCATAAGTTCGTTGCTATTAAAtatggaagaaaaaagaaatattttagaaATTAGGTTTTTAAGTTCTCCACCCCGTAAGgatgaaaatattgatgTCATTTTTGTAGATACATGGAGCAATGTAGGCAAAATGAAACAAAGTTTGGAATGGTATAAATTGCTGGTGGTTGGTGATTCATGCGCCAATGATCCTGAAAGTTTTTCTgacaaaaatatcatttcaATTGATGATATACTACAAACACAAAATTCCACAAGGTTTAAATACGTCCAACCgcaaaattataaattgcatgatgatgatattttatttaagtATGAAAATAACACTGTTTTCACCCAGATGAACTTGGTAAGTGCTATTTCATCGTACGTTGTATCTTTTCCACAGGATCATCAACTTAGTTCTAAAGATGTAGTTCAGTTTATCTTTGATGAagataatagtaatgatTTGAAACATTCTTTTATTCAAATTTGGCCAAAATTACTAGCCGTTTTAATGCATGGTGGATCTGTCATTTTTACAAGCACTCGTTTCAAAATTGAGCCACAAACCACCTTATTGGTGCTCGGTGTAGAATCATATAAAactaaattattatctttgATAGATAAAATGAATATTATTCAATCTTTGAGATTTATGTGGgcttctaatttttttagtgaAGGTGTTTTCAGTAAATCCGGCAGTATGTTGCCTAAAAATGGGAATTTTCAATTGAGGTGTATTTATATGGCAATTAACGTTCATAATTCCGATAAATGCAATGATTTTGACGACACTGACTTTATATCTTCGATTAAAGACGGCGAAGTGCCCGTAGacaaaaatcaaattcaTATAACTTCTTTAGATATGACTAGAATAAGGGCTCTATTTGGCAGTAGACTAGTTTTGGAAACATTTGTTGGTACTTTAATTTTGGGTCCTGTATTCCAAAGCAATTATTATGACTATAGAATTTTCCCTCCGGGTGTGGAAGATAAATTACAGTTTTGTGGTGTTATAACTTCATCATTAGAGGCCAAGTTAATTGAATTTGAGGGAAATGACGATGATAAAAGCTCTGAAAAGCTTTTTAAAGCTGAAAAAAGACAAGGATTGTTGTTGGTTCGTGGATATACTATTGGGAAACCATGCTCTGAAGTATTACTTCAACGAGCCTTGAAATTGagtgaaaaatttgatcCTAGCAGAGACGCATGGATGCCATTGGTTGGTGTAGTCGGCGTTTGGGGTAAAGATCAATGTTTCTATGAGTTTTGA
- the AAP1 gene encoding arginine/alanine aminopeptidase (similar to Saccharomyces cerevisiae YKL157W | APE2 | AminoPEptidase (paralog of YHR047C | AAP1)), whose product MSITNSHTKTPERDVLPNNVKPLNYNLTIEPNFETFKFDGNVKITLQVNDPNVNTVELNTAELKIHQASIISKDKKIKSSNIITNEEKQVTKFEFTDISAGISKEKTIILDIDFSGTLNDQMAGFYRAKYVDKETQEVKYMATTQMEPTDARRAFPCFDEPNLKATFQITLISTPNFTHLSNMDLKSETIIVDDSNKEKKVSVFNTTPKMSTYLIAFIVSELKYVENTDFRIPIRVYATPGNEKDGQFAADLTAKTLDFFEKAFGIKYPLPKMDNVAVHEFSAGAMENWGLVTYRVVDLLLDPKKVSLNTIQRVAEVVQHELAHQWFGNLVTMDWWEGLWLNEGFATWMSWYSCNEFQPEWKVWEQYVTDNLQSALTLDSLRSSHPIEVPVKRADEINQIFDAISYSKGSSLLRMISKWLGEDVFVKGVSQYLNKFKYSNAKTEDLWEALAAVSGKNVPEVMNIWTKKVGFPIVTVEEVEENGKLNELKITQHRYLRTADVKPEEDETIYPVFLSLKTGKDVVDSSLVLDERVQTFKIKNSGESDFFKLNADQSNIYVTCYSDKRYKKLGSQADKLSVEDRAGLIAELGTLSASGYTSTTNLLELVRNWNTESSFVVFNQILSTLNSLYNTWVFEPTAVRKGLHNFVLDIISKKYAELGWEVKESDDFATKNLKINLFSQACACHHQPSIEIALNKFKNYVSGVSGEIDPLYRSAIFSTVARNGKLQDYESLFQIYQNENLPTTLRLDALRSLGRFETPELIQRTLGYLLDGTILKQDIYYPMGGLRATPQGIESLWNWLQKNWDEINKQLPPGLSMLGSIVNLGTSGFTSLEKIDEIKEFFSQRSTKGFDQSLAQSLDSIKSKALWVSRDRKIVSDFLEKNNYM is encoded by the coding sequence ATGTCAATTACTAATAGCCACACTAAAACCCCTGAACGCGATGTTTTGCCCAACAATGTTAAACCATTGAATTACAATCTAACCATCGAACCCAATTTCGAAACTTTCAAATTTGATGGTAACGTTAAAATCACCTTACAAGTTAACGATCCAAACGTTAACACTGTAGAATTGAACACCGCAGAACTAAAAATCCATCAAGCTTCCATCATTTCTAAAGACAAGAAGATCAAATCTTCCAATATCATCACTAATGAAGAGAAACAAGTCACTAAATTTGAATTCACTGATATATCAGCTGGTATttctaaagaaaaaactattATATTAGATATTGATTTTTCCGGCACTTTGAATGATCAAATGGCCGGGTTTTATAGAGCTAAATATGTTGATAAGGAGACACAAGAGGTTAAATACATGGCTACTACTCAAATGGAACCTACTGACGCTAGAAGAGCCTTCCCTTGTTTTGACGAACCTAATTTGAAAGCTACTTTTCAAATTACTTTGATTTCCACGCCAAATTTTACTCATTTGAGCAACATGGATCTTAAAAGTGAAACTATAATTGTTGATGATTCcaataaggaaaaaaaagtcagtGTTTTTAACACCACCCCTAAAATGTCCACCTATTTAATTGCTTTCATCGTTTCTGAATTGAAATACGTGGAAAATACAGATTTCCGTATTCCAATCAGAGTTTATGCTACCCCAGGCAACGAAAAAGATGGCCAATTTGCAGCTGATTTAACAGCAAAGACTTtggatttttttgaaaaagctTTCGGTATTAAATATCCATTGCCTAAAATGGACAATGTTGCTGTCCATGAATTTTCTGCTGGTGCGATGGAAAATTGGGGGTTGGTAACATATAGGGTGGTTGATTTATTGTTAGACCCTAAGAAGGTTTCTTTAAACACCATTCAGAGAGTTGCTGAAGTTGTCCAACATGAATTGGCACACCAATGGTTTGGTAATTTGGTGACCATGGATTGGTGGGAAGGATTATGGTTAAACGAAGGTTTTGCCACTTGGATGTCGTGGTATAGTTGTAATGAATTCCAACCAGAATGGAAAGTTTGGGAACAATATGTTACTGATAATTTGCAAAGTGCTCTCACTTTAGATTCTTTAAGATCTTCGCATCCAATTGAGGTTCCAGTTAAGAGGGCTGATGAAATCAACCAAATATTTGATGCCATTTCCTACTCCAAGGGTTCCTCCTTGTTAAGAATGATTTCTAAATGGTTGGGTGAAGATGTCTTTGTCAAAGGTGTTTCCCAATATTTGAATAAGTTTAAATATAGTAATGCCAAGACTGAAGATTTATGGGAGGCCTTGGCTGCTGTTTCGGGCAAGAATGTTCCTGAAGTTATGAACATTTGGACCAAAAAAGTCGGGTTTCCTATCGTCACGGTGGAGGAAGTGGAAGAAAATGGCAAACTTAATGAATTAAAGATCACTCAGCATCGTTATTTGAGAACTGCAGATGTTAAGccagaagaagatgaaacCATTTATCCTGTGTTTTTGTCTTTGAAGACAGGTAAAGATGTGGTTGATTCTAGCTTAGTTTTAGACGAAAGAGTTCAAAccttcaaaattaaaaatagtggTGAATCagattttttcaaattgaaCGCTGATCAATCCAACATTTATGTAACTTGCTACTCTGATAAGAGGTACAAGAAATTAGGTTCCCAGGCTGATAAGTTAAGCGTTGAAGATCGTGCTGGTTTAATTGCTGAATTAGGCACTTTGTCTGCTTCTGGCTACACCTCTACTACCAACTTGTTAGAATTGGTTAGAAACTGGAACACCGAGTCCTCATTTGTCGTTTTCAACCAAATATTAAGCACTTTGAATTCCTTATATAACACTTGGGTTTTTGAACCAACTGCCGTTAGAAAAGGTTTGCACAACTTTGTTTTGGACattatttctaaaaaatatgCAGAATTGGGTTGGGAAGTTAAAGAAAGTGATGATTTTGCCACTAAAAACttgaaaattaatttattttcccaAGCTTGTGCTTGTCATCACCAACCAAGTATTGAAATTGCATTgaataaattcaaaaattatgTATCCGGTGTCAGTGGTGAAATTGATCCATTGTATAGATCTGCTATATTTTCCACTGTTGCTAGAAATGGTAAGTTACAAGATTATGAAAGTTTGtttcaaatttatcaaaacgAGAACTTGCCAACCACTCTAAGATTAGACGCTTTGAGAAGTTTGGGTAGGTTTGAAACCCCTGAATTAATTCAACGTACTCTAGGTTATTTATTAGACGGCACTATTTTGAAACAAGATATTTACTACCCAATGGGTGGACTCAGAGCCACACCACAAGGTATTGAAAGTTTGTGGAACTGGTTACAAAAGAACTGGGATGAAATTAATAAGCAATTGCCACCAGGCTTGAGTATGTTGGGGTCTATTGTAAACCTAGGTACTTCTGGATTTACCtctttggaaaaaattgatgaGATTAAAGAGTTTTTCAGCCAAAGATCCACCAAAGGCTTTGATCAAAGTTTAGCTCAATCTCTGGATTCTATTAAATCCAAGGCTTTATGGGTCAGTAGAGATCGCAAAATTGTTTCTGATTTCTTGGAGAAGAATAATTACATGTAA
- the RRP45 gene encoding exosome non-catalytic core subunit RRP45 (similar to Saccharomyces cerevisiae YDR280W | RRP45 | Ribosomal RNA Processing) yields the protein MAKDIEISTAESNFILEALKQNKRLDSRELNEFRDVNITLGKDYGDVLVEMGNTKVHCKISCELAVPYEDRPFEGLFYVSTEISAIAGPQFENIMISSSDDEVLCSRIIEKAVRRSGALDIEGLCIVAGSKCWCVRADVHFLDCDGGFIDASCIAVMTGLLHFKKPDTTVRGEQVTIHSPDEREPVPLGVLHIPICVTFSFFNPDKMEENIKGDSNNEIVLIDANLKEEILRDGTLTVTLNKNREVVQLSKAGGLPMDALTLMDCCHKAYNITEKITDKITQKIKKDSEKRNKFAAILSAENDRLTS from the coding sequence aTGGCTAAAGATATTGAGATTTCTACTGCTGAATCCAACTTTATTTTAGAAGCTTTGAAgcaaaacaaaagattGGATTCCCGTGAACTAAATGAATTTCGTGATGTAAATATTACTCTAGGTAAAGACTATGGAGATGTTCTAGTCGAAATGGGTAATACAAAAGTTCATTGTAAAATAAGTTGTGAATTAGCTGTTCCGTATGAAGATAGGCCATTTGAAGGGTTGTTTTATGTAAGCACGGAAATTTCAGCAATTGCTGGTCcacaatttgaaaatataatgatTAGCAGCAGCGATGATGAAGTTTTGTGCAGCagaattattgaaaaagcCGTGAGAAGATCAGGCGCACTAGATATTGAGGGATTATGCATTGTTGCTGGCTCTAAATGCTGGTGTGTTAGAGCAGATGTTCATTTTTTAGATTGTGATGGTGGATTTATAGATGCAAGCTGTATAGCTGTTATGACTGGACTACTGCACTTTAAAAAACCAGATACAACCGTCCGTGGTGAACAAGTAACTATACATTCACCAGATGAAAGAGAACCTGTACCTTTAGGTGTTTTACATATACCTATTTGTGTgaccttttcttttttcaatccAGATAAAATGGAGGAAAATATCAAAGGTGATTCCAATAATGAAATTGTACTTATAGATGCCAAtttgaaagaagaaattttAAGAGATGGTACTTTAACTGTGActttgaataaaaacagAGAGGTTGTACAGCTCTCAAAGGCTGGTGGTTTGCCAATGGATGCGTTAACTTTGATGGATTGTTGTCACAAAGCTTATAATATTACTGAAAAGATAACTGACAAGATTacacaaaaaattaaaaaagactcagaaaaaagaaataaatttgcAGCCATCTTAAGTGCAGAAAATGATCGTCTGACTTCATAG